In Streptomyces chartreusis, the following proteins share a genomic window:
- a CDS encoding DUF6328 family protein, giving the protein MAEQERRTGRDESEEERADRMWGELLQEVRVTQMGVQILFGFLLTVVFTNKYDSLADTDQTIYIVTVVLGAAATGALIGPVSLHRLVAGRRIKPQAVSWASRMTFVGLILLLGTMTGSLLLILRVATHDDFVPWLVAGIVVWYLVCWFVLPLWARRRTTE; this is encoded by the coding sequence ATGGCCGAACAGGAAAGACGGACGGGACGCGACGAGAGCGAGGAAGAGCGCGCCGACCGCATGTGGGGCGAGCTCCTCCAAGAGGTCCGGGTGACCCAGATGGGCGTCCAGATCCTGTTCGGCTTCCTGCTCACCGTCGTGTTCACGAACAAGTACGACAGCCTCGCCGACACCGACCAGACGATCTACATCGTCACCGTGGTGCTGGGCGCCGCCGCCACCGGGGCGCTGATCGGACCGGTGTCGCTGCACCGCCTGGTGGCAGGGCGGCGCATCAAGCCGCAGGCGGTGTCGTGGGCGTCCCGGATGACCTTCGTCGGTCTGATTCTGCTGCTGGGCACCATGACGGGCTCGCTGCTGCTGATCCTGCGGGTCGCCACCCACGACGACTTCGTGCCCTGGCTGGTCGCGGGCATCGTCGTCTGGTACCTGGTGTGCTGGTTCGTGCTGCCGCTGTGGGCGCGCCGCCGCACCACGGAGTGA
- a CDS encoding LLM class F420-dependent oxidoreductase, giving the protein MVKIGYTMMTEQAGPRDLVNHMVRAEEAGFDFSVASDHYFPWLRSQGHSPYVWSVLGAAAQATRRIPLMTFVTCPTVRYHPAVVAQKAATMQLLSEGRFRLGLGSGENLNEHVVGGGWPSVDVRHEMLEEAVEIIRALFGGGHVNHRGTHFDVESARLWDLPDEPPPIGVAVSGEQSCELAGRLGDLVIATEPKADLLEAFDRHGGEGKPRVGQLPVCHDPDPHAALERAHSQFRWFGGGWKVNSELPHPDSFEAATRFVTKDDVAESIPCGDDPDAFVKAVRPYAEAGFTEIALVQIGGEAQLPYLDWAQSTLLPALRDALG; this is encoded by the coding sequence ATGGTGAAGATCGGATACACGATGATGACCGAGCAGGCCGGCCCCCGTGACCTGGTGAACCACATGGTCCGCGCCGAGGAGGCCGGTTTTGACTTCTCCGTGGCCTCGGACCACTACTTTCCGTGGCTGCGTTCGCAGGGTCACTCGCCGTACGTCTGGAGCGTGCTGGGCGCGGCCGCCCAGGCGACGCGGCGGATCCCGCTGATGACCTTCGTGACATGTCCGACGGTCCGCTACCACCCGGCGGTCGTGGCACAGAAGGCGGCCACGATGCAGTTGCTGTCCGAGGGCCGGTTCCGGCTGGGGCTCGGCTCGGGCGAGAACCTCAACGAGCATGTCGTGGGCGGCGGTTGGCCGTCGGTGGACGTACGGCACGAGATGCTCGAAGAGGCGGTGGAGATCATCCGGGCGCTCTTCGGGGGCGGGCATGTGAACCACCGCGGCACGCACTTCGACGTGGAGTCCGCCCGGCTGTGGGACCTGCCGGACGAGCCGCCGCCCATCGGTGTCGCCGTGTCCGGCGAGCAGTCCTGCGAGCTCGCGGGCAGGCTCGGCGACCTGGTGATCGCCACGGAACCGAAGGCGGACCTGCTGGAGGCGTTCGACCGGCACGGCGGCGAGGGCAAGCCGCGCGTGGGTCAGCTGCCGGTGTGCCACGACCCCGACCCTCACGCCGCCCTTGAGCGCGCCCACTCCCAGTTCCGCTGGTTCGGCGGCGGCTGGAAGGTCAACTCGGAACTGCCGCACCCGGACTCCTTCGAGGCGGCGACCCGATTCGTCACCAAGGACGACGTCGCCGAGTCGATTCCGTGCGGCGACGACCCGGACGCCTTCGTCAAGGCCGTACGCCCTTACGCGGAGGCCGGGTTCACCGAGATCGCCCTGGTACAGATCGGAGGCGAGGCGCAGCTGCCCTATCTCGACTGGGCTCAGAGCACGCTGCTGCCCGCGCTGCGGGACGCCCTCGGCTGA
- a CDS encoding serine hydrolase domain-containing protein has protein sequence MSARELPSSTPAAQGVDAAGVLAFLDALDAAPTIEPHSLMIMRHGRLVASGWWAPYTAERPHLLYSISKSFTAAAAGIAVGEGLIRLDDPVISYFPELDADITDPRSRAMLVRHVASMATGHETDTIAEARERDLENLVRGFLLVPPQHDPGTVFAYNQPATFTLSAIVQRTSGQSLTEYLRPRLLDPLGIGEIAWLRHRSGQELGFSGLHATTDAIARLGQLYLNGGVWEGERLLPESWVAEATRVQIANAGGMPGDDWQLGYGFKFWMSRHGYRGDGAFGQFCIVLPEHDAVIATTADTWDMQTVLNLVWEHLLPAFGPEPRTGGEAADAALAQRLAGLALPPASGEPAPPEGAEAWSAAAFTPDGGVCVPLPKLTAIGLAPGADGWALTLTEDGHPLQVRLGETGWTVTEGPVPTAVSGGWTDADTLAVDVAFLETPHHLEVACSLKDRTFTARWRTDPLHARSLRAMSAPRASA, from the coding sequence ATGTCTGCCCGCGAGCTGCCTTCGAGCACCCCAGCCGCCCAGGGCGTCGACGCCGCCGGTGTCCTCGCCTTCCTCGACGCCCTCGACGCCGCCCCCACGATCGAGCCGCACAGCCTGATGATCATGCGGCACGGCCGACTGGTCGCCTCCGGCTGGTGGGCGCCGTACACCGCCGAACGACCGCACCTGCTCTACTCGATCAGCAAGAGCTTCACCGCGGCCGCCGCCGGGATCGCCGTCGGTGAGGGACTGATACGGCTCGACGACCCGGTGATCTCGTACTTTCCCGAGCTCGACGCCGACATCACCGACCCGCGCAGCCGCGCCATGCTGGTGCGGCATGTGGCGTCCATGGCCACCGGGCACGAGACGGACACCATCGCCGAGGCGCGCGAACGCGACCTCGAGAACCTCGTGCGCGGCTTCCTCCTGGTGCCCCCGCAGCACGACCCCGGCACCGTCTTCGCGTACAACCAGCCCGCCACCTTCACCCTCTCCGCCATCGTGCAGCGCACGAGCGGCCAGTCGCTCACCGAGTATCTGCGCCCGCGCCTGCTGGACCCGCTCGGCATCGGCGAGATCGCATGGCTGCGTCACCGCAGCGGCCAGGAGCTCGGCTTCAGCGGACTGCACGCCACCACCGACGCCATCGCCCGGCTCGGGCAGCTGTATCTGAACGGCGGCGTCTGGGAGGGCGAGCGGCTGCTGCCCGAGTCGTGGGTCGCCGAGGCCACCCGCGTGCAGATCGCGAACGCCGGTGGGATGCCGGGGGACGACTGGCAGCTGGGCTACGGCTTCAAGTTCTGGATGTCCCGGCACGGCTATCGCGGCGACGGCGCCTTCGGCCAGTTCTGCATCGTGCTGCCCGAGCACGACGCCGTGATCGCGACGACCGCGGACACCTGGGACATGCAGACCGTGCTGAACCTGGTCTGGGAGCACCTGCTGCCCGCGTTCGGACCCGAGCCCCGGACGGGCGGCGAGGCTGCCGACGCGGCCCTCGCACAGCGGCTGGCCGGCCTGGCGCTGCCGCCCGCATCCGGTGAGCCCGCGCCGCCCGAGGGCGCCGAGGCCTGGTCCGCCGCCGCGTTCACGCCGGACGGTGGTGTCTGCGTACCGCTTCCGAAGCTGACGGCGATCGGCCTCGCGCCCGGCGCGGACGGCTGGGCGCTGACGCTCACCGAGGACGGGCACCCGCTTCAGGTGCGGCTCGGGGAGACCGGATGGACCGTCACCGAGGGGCCGGTGCCCACCGCGGTGAGCGGCGGCTGGACCGACGCCGACACCCTCGCCGTCGACGTCGCCTTCCTGGAGACCCCGCACCACCTGGAAGTGGCGTGCTCGCTCAAGGACCGTACGTTCACGGCCCGTTGGCGTACGGATCCGCTCCACGCCAGGTCGCTGCGGGCGATGAGTGCCCCTCGCGCGTCGGCCTGA
- a CDS encoding serine/threonine protein kinase: MAMVKAHVSTSELVAGRYRLVDVVHRETNRVGYYGEDLETERACLLTQIGLPDDQGPDDARRATSRILRTSERIGLLRPGRVATVLDAVEEAGSLWIVTEWIDGTPLGELLAQQGTFNYVRAARIGLELLDVLEAAHVAGITHGELSPGQVFVGADGSVVVTGFGLAGATLAPRVAAPSYASPEQARDERIGPASDLWALGAILYTMVEGRPPYRERDRPETTLKGVDRLPLRAPVRAGPLTQAVQGLLRKDSRERLSRPVVREALDRVINDDPETAAQAMHRPRLRGRYAVGPTWGRRAMVIGTALAVVTVAAAVLVVTNGSQDDSDSAATGAAPTPSASAGAPTGQSPTAAPSTSPTQEETGTESGAGSKSPSTSPSGTALPDGFSTYTSPDGFSIALPEGWEPVATSRASDVAYRVFFGAEGDDRRLAITYSEALGPDPVAVWRDDVQPDLEERSGFQRIGDIEATTYQGYRAADMEWVSDKDGTRLRTFGRGFLIDDHRGYSLRWTTPEEDWDDAANRKALDTFLRTFRVPGD, encoded by the coding sequence ATGGCCATGGTCAAGGCGCACGTCTCCACATCCGAGTTGGTTGCCGGAAGGTACCGTCTCGTCGATGTCGTACATCGCGAGACGAACCGCGTCGGTTACTACGGCGAGGACCTGGAAACCGAACGTGCGTGCCTTCTGACCCAGATCGGGCTTCCCGACGATCAGGGCCCGGACGACGCGCGCCGGGCCACCTCGCGCATCCTGCGCACCTCGGAGCGGATAGGGCTGCTGCGCCCGGGCCGGGTGGCCACCGTGCTGGACGCCGTCGAGGAAGCCGGCAGCCTGTGGATCGTCACCGAATGGATCGACGGCACGCCTCTGGGCGAACTCCTCGCCCAGCAGGGCACGTTCAACTATGTGCGGGCCGCGCGCATCGGTCTCGAACTGCTCGACGTGCTGGAGGCCGCGCATGTCGCGGGCATCACGCACGGCGAACTCAGCCCGGGCCAGGTGTTCGTGGGCGCCGACGGGTCGGTCGTGGTCACCGGCTTCGGCCTGGCCGGCGCGACCCTCGCGCCCCGGGTCGCAGCGCCGTCGTACGCCTCGCCGGAGCAGGCCCGCGACGAGCGGATCGGGCCCGCGTCCGATCTGTGGGCGCTGGGCGCGATCCTCTACACGATGGTCGAGGGGCGTCCGCCGTACCGCGAACGGGACCGCCCCGAGACCACGTTGAAGGGGGTCGACCGCCTTCCGCTCCGCGCCCCGGTACGCGCGGGGCCGCTCACCCAGGCCGTGCAGGGGCTGCTGCGCAAGGACTCGCGGGAGCGGCTGAGCAGACCGGTGGTCCGCGAGGCGCTGGACCGCGTCATCAACGACGACCCCGAGACGGCCGCCCAGGCCATGCACCGCCCCCGGCTGCGCGGTCGGTACGCCGTCGGACCCACCTGGGGCAGACGCGCCATGGTCATCGGCACGGCACTGGCCGTGGTCACCGTCGCCGCCGCCGTCCTCGTGGTGACCAACGGCTCCCAGGACGACTCGGACTCCGCGGCGACGGGTGCGGCGCCCACCCCGTCCGCCTCCGCCGGCGCACCCACGGGCCAGTCCCCCACCGCCGCGCCCAGCACCTCACCCACCCAGGAGGAGACGGGGACGGAATCCGGGGCCGGGTCGAAATCCCCGAGCACCTCCCCCTCCGGCACGGCACTGCCCGACGGATTCAGCACGTACACGTCCCCCGACGGTTTCTCCATCGCCCTGCCCGAGGGCTGGGAACCCGTGGCCACCAGCCGGGCCTCGGACGTGGCCTACCGCGTCTTCTTCGGCGCCGAGGGCGACGATCGCAGGCTGGCGATCACCTACAGCGAGGCTCTCGGGCCGGACCCGGTCGCCGTATGGCGTGACGACGTCCAGCCCGATCTGGAGGAGCGCAGCGGTTTCCAGCGGATCGGCGACATCGAGGCGACCACGTACCAGGGTTACCGGGCCGCCGACATGGAGTGGGTCTCGGACAAGGACGGCACCCGGTTGCGCACCTTCGGGCGGGGGTTCCTCATCGACGACCACCGTGGCTACTCGCTGCGCTGGACGACACCGGAGGAGGACTGGGACGACGCCGCGAACCGGAAGGCCCTGGACACGTTCCTGCGGACCTTCCGGGTTCCCGGCGACTGA
- a CDS encoding threonine/serine dehydratase, translating to MIGISDVEAAADLIAGHVVHTPTVPSPGLSALLGVPVTAKLELLQRTGSFKARGATAKLLSLSDDQRAAGVVAVSGGNHGIALAMTAAVLDVKATVVMPRSAPAHAVRIAEDAGASVRLTDDMAGAFSLVTRLRDEGLTLVHPFDDPLVIAGQGTVGLELDADAGELTDVIVSVGGGGLIAGVAVALRARRPDVRIWGVETEGAEAMSQALTAGGPVPVELASIVSTLSAPTVSQLTYDHVSAQVDEVLVVPDREAVRGVLDLAEHAKVWTEPAAGCLLPAARRVLERVGGDARLGLVVCGGNATTSDVLRWATDFGLH from the coding sequence TTGATCGGGATCTCGGACGTCGAAGCCGCGGCCGACCTCATCGCCGGACACGTCGTACACACCCCGACCGTACCCAGCCCCGGCCTGTCGGCCCTGCTCGGCGTCCCGGTCACGGCCAAGCTCGAACTCCTCCAGCGCACCGGGTCGTTCAAGGCCCGCGGGGCGACGGCGAAGCTGCTGTCGCTGAGCGACGACCAGCGGGCCGCCGGGGTGGTGGCGGTCAGCGGCGGCAACCACGGCATCGCCCTGGCGATGACCGCCGCCGTCCTCGACGTGAAGGCCACCGTGGTCATGCCGCGCTCGGCGCCCGCGCACGCCGTGCGGATCGCCGAGGACGCCGGGGCGTCGGTCCGGCTCACCGACGACATGGCCGGAGCCTTCTCGCTCGTGACCCGGCTGCGGGACGAGGGGCTGACCCTCGTCCACCCCTTCGACGACCCCCTGGTGATCGCCGGTCAGGGCACCGTCGGTCTGGAGCTGGACGCCGACGCCGGTGAACTCACCGACGTGATCGTCAGCGTCGGGGGCGGCGGACTCATCGCCGGGGTCGCGGTGGCGCTGCGGGCCCGGCGTCCCGACGTGCGGATCTGGGGCGTGGAGACCGAGGGCGCCGAGGCCATGTCCCAGGCACTCACGGCGGGCGGGCCGGTGCCGGTGGAACTCGCGTCGATCGTGTCGACGCTCAGCGCGCCCACGGTGTCGCAGCTGACGTACGACCATGTGTCCGCCCAGGTCGACGAGGTGCTCGTGGTCCCGGACCGGGAGGCGGTACGGGGTGTGCTCGACCTCGCCGAGCACGCCAAGGTGTGGACCGAGCCGGCCGCGGGCTGTCTGCTGCCCGCCGCCCGGCGCGTCCTGGAGCGGGTCGGGGGCGACGCCCGGCTCGGGCTGGTCGTGTGCGGAGGCAACGCGACGACCTCCGACGTACTCCGCTGGGCGACGGATTTCGGACTTCACTGA
- a CDS encoding polyprenyl synthetase family protein, whose product MTASSPALRAPADAHRRASTVRFPVDAGQVLDRCRTLVRPALREAVGRTHPWVGEMAAYSFGWCEVGGAPTAASGGKGVRQALAVLGAEAAGAPGRTAVPGAVAVELVHAFSLLHDDIMDGDEARRRRPTVWKAYGTGPAVLAGDALFALAVETLAAAPQGPRAVRLLSVALQDLVRGQADDLLFTTRPWTGPERVRPDEYRTMAEHKTGALLGCAAALGALLGGAPPATVDALDRAGRHLGIAFQVVDDLLGIWGDPAVTGKPVHGDLRERKKTYPVLAALDTPLAGRLAALLESAADPGEAAALIEEAGGRSAALTEARRHVAAVEAALADVPLQEGPAEELRSLLDFLVRRDL is encoded by the coding sequence ATGACCGCCTCTTCCCCGGCGCTGCGGGCTCCGGCCGACGCCCACCGGCGCGCCTCGACGGTCCGTTTCCCGGTGGACGCCGGTCAGGTCCTCGACCGTTGCCGGACCTTGGTGCGGCCCGCGCTGCGGGAGGCCGTCGGGCGGACCCATCCGTGGGTCGGCGAGATGGCCGCGTACTCCTTCGGCTGGTGCGAGGTCGGCGGCGCGCCGACCGCGGCCTCCGGCGGCAAGGGCGTCCGGCAGGCACTCGCCGTGCTCGGCGCGGAGGCGGCCGGTGCGCCCGGCCGGACCGCGGTGCCCGGGGCGGTCGCGGTGGAGCTGGTGCACGCCTTCTCCCTGCTGCACGACGACATCATGGACGGCGACGAGGCACGGCGCCGCCGCCCCACGGTGTGGAAGGCGTACGGCACCGGACCCGCCGTCCTCGCCGGGGACGCGCTGTTCGCGCTGGCCGTCGAGACGCTCGCCGCGGCACCTCAGGGCCCCCGGGCGGTGCGGCTGCTGTCCGTGGCGTTGCAGGACCTGGTGCGCGGGCAGGCGGACGACCTGCTGTTCACCACGCGTCCCTGGACGGGCCCGGAGCGGGTGCGGCCGGACGAGTACCGGACGATGGCCGAGCACAAGACGGGCGCCCTGCTGGGCTGCGCCGCGGCACTCGGCGCCCTGCTCGGCGGGGCGCCGCCCGCGACCGTCGACGCGCTCGACCGCGCGGGCCGGCATCTGGGCATCGCCTTCCAGGTCGTGGACGACCTGCTGGGCATCTGGGGCGACCCCGCCGTCACGGGCAAGCCGGTGCACGGCGATCTGCGGGAGCGCAAGAAGACGTATCCCGTGCTCGCCGCCCTCGACACGCCCCTCGCCGGCCGGCTCGCCGCACTGCTGGAGTCGGCCGCCGACCCCGGCGAGGCGGCCGCGCTGATCGAGGAGGCCGGCGGCCGCTCCGCCGCGCTCACGGAGGCACGGCGTCATGTCGCCGCCGTGGAGGCGGCCCTGGCGGACGTACCCCTTCAGGAGGGGCCCGCGGAGGAGCTGCGCTCACTGCTGGACTTCCTCGTGCGGCGCGATCTGTGA
- a CDS encoding tetratricopeptide repeat protein has translation MYGKAFAPEYQGALTTLSVNASLTDVLAAGTEQLRAAERSGQHGEAARSGLAVAEAHRRLGQIGDADRAWKASYRAAREADDWGAMAWALWSGGTLARQRGAFPLARRLLQLAADLGERGGDIVVRGYSLAGLAETGRIQGDYAAVHRLHEQLLAEARRRGEARHTVWALEGIAQIHRNTGSYDTAYSLFEEAAEIAAGAEDRRGHAWALRGLADVVSVRDGDVERALALLSEAEATCRAMKLSSALAYNHKMRGNVLYRAGRYTEARAMYEQALSEFRAMSEPRGEALSRLGLAKSRAQLGRDRAETAAELAELADVLERIGLRHAREMVGRAQREFGVEAEAVGAR, from the coding sequence ATGTACGGCAAGGCATTCGCCCCGGAGTACCAGGGCGCCCTGACCACTCTGTCCGTGAACGCGTCTCTCACCGACGTTCTGGCCGCCGGCACCGAGCAGTTGAGAGCGGCCGAGCGGTCCGGACAGCACGGCGAGGCGGCCCGCTCCGGGCTCGCCGTCGCCGAGGCGCACCGCCGGCTGGGGCAGATCGGGGACGCCGACCGCGCCTGGAAGGCGAGCTACCGCGCCGCCCGCGAGGCCGACGACTGGGGGGCGATGGCCTGGGCGCTGTGGAGCGGCGGCACGCTGGCCCGTCAGCGCGGCGCGTTCCCGCTGGCCCGGCGGCTCCTCCAGCTCGCCGCGGACCTCGGCGAGCGCGGCGGCGACATCGTCGTGCGCGGCTACTCGCTGGCCGGGCTCGCGGAGACCGGCCGTATCCAGGGCGACTACGCGGCCGTCCACCGGCTGCACGAGCAACTGCTGGCCGAGGCCCGTCGGCGCGGCGAGGCCCGGCACACCGTGTGGGCGCTGGAGGGCATCGCGCAGATCCACCGCAACACCGGCTCGTACGACACCGCGTACTCCCTGTTCGAGGAGGCGGCCGAGATCGCCGCGGGCGCCGAGGACCGCCGCGGCCACGCCTGGGCGCTGCGCGGGCTGGCCGACGTGGTGTCCGTGCGGGACGGCGACGTGGAGCGGGCGCTGGCCCTGCTGTCCGAGGCGGAGGCCACGTGCCGCGCGATGAAGCTGTCCAGCGCGCTTGCCTACAACCACAAGATGCGCGGCAACGTCCTCTACCGCGCCGGGCGTTACACCGAGGCGCGGGCGATGTACGAGCAGGCGCTGTCGGAGTTCCGGGCGATGAGCGAGCCCCGCGGGGAGGCGCTGTCCCGGCTGGGGCTGGCGAAGTCTCGGGCCCAGCTGGGGCGCGACCGCGCGGAGACCGCCGCCGAACTGGCGGAGCTGGCCGACGTGCTGGAGCGGATCGGGCTGCGGCACGCGCGGGAGATGGTCGGACGGGCGCAGCGGGAGTTCGGCGTCGAGGCGGAGGCGGTGGGCGCCCGATGA
- a CDS encoding AIM24 family protein produces MKGDLFSSEHMVQPATAPGMTIENAKCIKYAVNGEMHARQGAMVAYRGNLQFERKGQGVGGMLKRAVTGEGLPLMAVRGQGEAWFAHEAQNCFIVDVDPGDEFTVNGRNVLCFDASLSYRIATVKGAGITGGGLFNSVFTGQGRLGLICDGNPLVIPVSQQYPVYVDTDAVVGWTAGLQTSLHRSQSLGSMLRGGSGEAVQLMLQGQGYVVVRPSEATPQKPQQH; encoded by the coding sequence ATGAAGGGTGACCTCTTTTCCAGCGAGCACATGGTCCAGCCGGCCACGGCGCCGGGCATGACGATCGAGAACGCCAAGTGCATCAAGTACGCGGTGAACGGCGAGATGCACGCCCGCCAGGGCGCCATGGTCGCCTACCGCGGCAACCTCCAGTTCGAGCGCAAGGGCCAGGGCGTGGGCGGCATGCTCAAGCGGGCCGTGACCGGTGAGGGGCTGCCGCTGATGGCGGTGCGCGGACAGGGCGAGGCCTGGTTCGCGCACGAGGCGCAGAACTGCTTCATCGTCGACGTCGACCCCGGCGACGAGTTCACGGTCAACGGCCGCAACGTGCTGTGTTTCGACGCCTCGTTGTCGTACCGGATAGCGACGGTGAAGGGCGCCGGCATCACCGGCGGGGGTCTGTTCAACAGCGTCTTCACCGGTCAGGGCAGGCTGGGCCTGATCTGCGACGGCAATCCGCTGGTCATCCCGGTCTCGCAGCAGTACCCGGTGTACGTCGACACCGACGCGGTGGTCGGCTGGACGGCCGGGCTCCAGACCTCGCTGCACCGCTCGCAGTCCCTCGGCTCGATGCTGCGCGGCGGTTCCGGCGAGGCCGTACAGCTGATGCTGCAAGGTCAGGGCTATGTCGTCGTACGGCCGAGCGAGGCGACACCACAGAAGCCGCAGCAGCACTGA